One genomic region from Bacteroidota bacterium encodes:
- a CDS encoding gliding motility-associated C-terminal domain-containing protein, which translates to MHNKKHFLFNRSVYSIDACVYFVFLLFGFSTISYAQGKWEWVHGDTGTVGIYSPGTVGVPSVNNNPTARYGAANWTDAQGNLWLYGGRSAFTNVMCDMWKFDVNTNMWTRMHAGTTNPVYGTIGVAAPANNPGARQSAPATWVDNNGILWLFGGDNWLVQCKGDLWKYDPGTNLWTWVKGPTGNYQLTNAGTQFVWSTTNEPGSKCHIGAGVVDANGDLILYGGRSENGKNFQNIWKYNIASNQWVWVYGPVAYPVQNANYGTKTISSAANKPAPDQEFYSLWLDAQNNMWLYDPSLRRNVVWKYDFVTNEWTWMNGQHVVQNHRGNYGTLCAGDTANFPPSRERTSTKWKDECGNFYIYSGATRNPNYGPSATNAFTNDLWRYNPIRNDWTYVWGDINFTGPVVYGQKNVPSATNKPPDMVGGASWKSRNSFYVYGLTQGGVTWGYLNVQKNVLWRFVPDAPIAAFTSNAPVTTCAMPVVITYTNASDANCLEMKSYSWDFGDPSSGAMNVSTLENPTHTYAAPGTYSVQLIVENCMGIKDTAINPIQITLGTSTVSINSTAPSVCSGSGATLSASASNTYLWSPGGATTASLTVSPVSTTSYTVVATDNYNCTAQAIFTLSVNSKPTVSIAAPSAVCNGQSVTLSANGASTYLWSLGGATTVAITNAPTTTTMYSVLGTDNVGCSAQAIFTLSVNSTPTVSIAAPSAVCNGQSVTLSASGASAYLWSLGGATTAAVTDMPTSTTTYSVLGTDNVGCSAQAVITVTVNFLPVLQLIGNTSICNGVSTTLTAAGANSYSWLPVVGLNNASVPVVVVTTTATTTYTVVGVDINACADTAFVTVNVSDTPTAQFTANNQLSCSSGCITFLNTSLVVANTTNTYTWNFGDGNTSSLEIPLNCYQASGLYSVTLYALNNAGCADTVVASNYITILDSPFAAFSTNPVSNANVLEEILFLNNSANATNYWWNFGDGQNDTLVSPTHVYSEGGSYTIQLIASNGSVCSDTAYTQISVEDDFTLFVPNSFSPDGDGLNDVFRIYSTNQNISNFRITLFNRWGEVIWETEDIQTGWDGKYLGAPDVAQQEVYVYLIQLKDTNGIKRKYTGNISLIR; encoded by the coding sequence ATGCACAACAAAAAACATTTTCTTTTTAATCGAAGCGTTTACTCCATAGACGCTTGTGTGTACTTTGTTTTTTTACTGTTCGGTTTTTCAACGATTAGTTACGCACAAGGAAAGTGGGAATGGGTGCATGGAGATACAGGAACTGTTGGTATTTATTCTCCGGGAACAGTCGGTGTTCCTAGCGTAAATAATAATCCTACCGCACGTTATGGTGCTGCAAATTGGACAGATGCGCAGGGCAATTTATGGCTGTATGGAGGTAGAAGTGCTTTTACTAACGTAATGTGCGACATGTGGAAATTCGATGTAAATACAAATATGTGGACACGCATGCACGCAGGAACCACCAATCCTGTTTATGGAACTATCGGTGTTGCTGCTCCGGCTAATAATCCGGGAGCAAGACAAAGTGCTCCTGCTACTTGGGTTGATAATAATGGAATACTTTGGCTGTTTGGTGGAGATAATTGGCTCGTTCAGTGTAAGGGAGATTTGTGGAAATACGATCCCGGAACCAATCTGTGGACCTGGGTAAAAGGACCTACCGGAAATTATCAACTAACAAATGCAGGAACTCAATTTGTGTGGAGTACTACAAATGAGCCCGGAAGCAAATGTCATATTGGAGCTGGCGTGGTAGATGCGAATGGAGATTTAATATTGTATGGAGGTCGCTCGGAGAACGGAAAAAATTTTCAAAATATTTGGAAGTATAATATTGCCTCCAATCAATGGGTTTGGGTGTATGGTCCGGTAGCCTATCCTGTACAAAACGCTAATTATGGAACGAAAACTATTTCTAGTGCCGCCAACAAGCCTGCTCCCGACCAAGAGTTTTATTCACTATGGTTGGATGCACAAAACAATATGTGGTTGTACGACCCTAGTTTGCGAAGGAATGTAGTTTGGAAATATGATTTTGTAACCAACGAGTGGACTTGGATGAATGGACAACATGTTGTTCAAAACCACCGAGGAAATTATGGTACATTGTGTGCTGGAGATACAGCAAATTTTCCGCCATCAAGAGAACGCACTAGCACTAAGTGGAAAGACGAGTGTGGGAACTTTTATATTTATTCGGGTGCTACAAGAAACCCTAATTATGGTCCATCAGCCACCAATGCTTTTACAAATGATTTATGGAGATACAATCCTATACGAAATGATTGGACATATGTTTGGGGTGATATAAACTTTACCGGGCCGGTGGTTTATGGGCAAAAGAATGTTCCATCGGCAACAAATAAGCCACCGGATATGGTAGGAGGGGCATCCTGGAAATCTCGAAACTCATTCTATGTGTATGGTCTTACACAAGGCGGTGTTACATGGGGGTACCTCAACGTGCAAAAAAATGTGTTATGGCGCTTTGTACCCGATGCTCCCATCGCAGCATTTACGAGTAATGCGCCTGTAACAACTTGCGCAATGCCCGTAGTTATTACCTATACAAATGCGAGCGATGCTAATTGTTTAGAAATGAAATCCTATTCTTGGGATTTTGGAGACCCATCTTCCGGAGCAATGAATGTTTCTACACTTGAAAATCCTACACATACGTATGCTGCTCCTGGCACATATTCTGTTCAATTAATTGTAGAAAATTGTATGGGGATAAAAGACACTGCCATAAATCCCATACAAATTACTTTGGGTACATCAACGGTAAGTATTAATAGTACAGCGCCTTCTGTTTGTAGTGGTTCGGGTGCAACACTCTCCGCAAGTGCTAGTAATACGTATTTATGGAGTCCTGGAGGCGCTACCACAGCTAGTTTAACAGTATCTCCAGTATCTACAACAAGTTACACCGTTGTAGCAACTGACAACTATAACTGCACTGCACAAGCTATATTTACACTTAGCGTAAATAGTAAACCAACAGTTTCAATTGCTGCGCCTAGTGCAGTATGTAATGGGCAAAGTGTAACCTTGTCTGCAAATGGCGCATCGACTTATTTATGGAGTCTTGGAGGCGCAACAACCGTAGCCATTACAAACGCACCAACTACTACCACCATGTATAGTGTTTTGGGAACAGATAATGTAGGTTGTTCTGCACAAGCTATATTTACACTTAGCGTAAATAGTACACCAACAGTTTCAATTGCTGCGCCTAGTGCAGTATGTAATGGACAAAGTGTTACCTTGTCTGCAAGTGGAGCGTCCGCTTATTTGTGGAGTCTCGGAGGTGCAACAACTGCTGCCGTTACAGACATGCCAACCAGTACTACCACGTATAGTGTTTTGGGAACAGATAATGTTGGTTGTTCTGCACAAGCTGTTATTACAGTTACTGTTAATTTTTTGCCGGTGCTGCAATTAATTGGAAATACATCTATTTGCAATGGTGTTTCAACTACGTTAACTGCTGCGGGCGCAAACAGTTATTCGTGGTTGCCTGTAGTTGGATTGAACAATGCCTCAGTACCAGTTGTGGTTGTTACAACAACAGCAACCACCACATATACCGTTGTGGGAGTTGATATCAACGCGTGTGCAGATACTGCATTTGTTACTGTGAATGTCTCTGATACGCCTACAGCACAGTTTACTGCAAATAACCAACTATCCTGTTCTTCGGGGTGTATCACATTTTTAAATACTTCTTTGGTGGTAGCTAACACTACCAATACTTATACATGGAATTTTGGAGATGGCAATACATCATCGCTTGAAATCCCCTTAAATTGCTATCAAGCAAGCGGGCTGTATTCCGTAACTTTGTATGCATTAAATAATGCAGGGTGTGCAGATACAGTAGTTGCTTCGAATTATATAACCATTCTAGATTCTCCGTTCGCTGCATTTAGCACCAATCCTGTTTCGAATGCGAATGTGTTGGAGGAGATTTTGTTTTTAAATAATTCTGCTAACGCTACCAATTATTGGTGGAATTTTGGCGATGGGCAAAATGATACGTTGGTGAGTCCTACTCATGTTTATTCTGAGGGAGGAAGCTACACGATACAGCTAATAGCTAGTAATGGTAGTGTATGCAGCGATACCGCCTATACACAAATTAGCGTGGAAGATGATTTTACATTGTTCGTGCCCAATTCGTTTAGTCCGGATGGAGATGGATTGAACGATGTTTTTCGTATTTATTCCACCAACCAAAATATTTCCAACTTTAGGATTACGTTATTTAACAGATGGGGCGAAGTAATATGGGAAACAGAAGATATTCAAACGGGTTGGGATGGAAAATATTTGGGAGCACCAGATGTTGCGCAGCAAGAGGTGTATGTTTACCTAATACAATTAAAAGATACTAATGGAATAAAAAGAAAGTATACGGGAAACATTAGTTTGATTCGTTAA
- a CDS encoding DUF4175 domain-containing protein translates to MSKSNYDILVSKLDEFIRKYYKNQLIKGGIYFIGIVLAFYLLVSGLEFIGRFNSGIRTFLFFSFLGISLSLLLKFIVVPTLKIYKLSKTLSYEEAALLIGKHFGEVQDKLLNILQLSSSNENTFSSRQLVEAGINQKVQSIQPIVFTAAIDFRQNVKYLKYAAVPMLVFVLLLVTVPSFILDSTKRLVLHNAYFETPSPFRFSVANNQLQAIQNEDFLLNVSLDGNEIPNEIFVQFNGEEYKLTKETTTTFSYLFKNVQKDISFNLWADNVSSKPYNLVVFPKPTVVDFEVSFVYPAYVGRKSETVKNTGDITIPAGTKVKWDFSTQHTQSLFFALADSTYHLSADNTNRFSISSRFLKSQSYTIKTANELVKNKDSLYYTINVIPDSHPSIEVQEHKDTLSNLKLYFKGFVKDDYGFSSLSFNYKYTRKVDSATTPVSKTVPLDINKSATQNMFFHYWDLTELSVNLGDEIEYYFEVFDNDAVNGNKSARTQKFLFKAPTLDELKRQTEKSNSELKKEMEQAMKDAQELQQQIGEMNKDIFEKKQVGWEEKKKLENLLGKQQSLENKIEQIKQENQKNNNNQNEFNKPDEALLEKQQQLEKMFENLMTEDMKKLFKELAALMDKMDKQKVQETLDKMKLTNKDIEKELDRTLEVFKRMEVEKNYNDAVDKLNELAKEQEKLATETEQNKKGANEELTKKQQELNKKFDDVKKDIDALEKKNNELETPFNMANTDAKEQEVKQEMQNSEQQLQNNKNSKASQSQKSAAQKMQEMAQQMEKEMQQSEEQQDAVEMNQLRDILENLIQLSFSQEELMKSFKSTQTNNPLYVKHTQTQKKLKDDAKMIEDSLFALSKKVPQIESIVNKEISAINSSMDKAIAHLAERQTPEANARQQFAMTSINNLALMLSEALEQMQAQMRQKSQSSGSGSCNKPGGKGQKPSAQSMRQMQENLNKQIQKLKQQMEQQGKNPGGKKPGEKGSNGNKGNNGSEGMNGMSEELAKTAAQQEALRKALQQVMQDMKNNGNQPGGNLQEIEQKMEETETELVNKIITQETLKRQQEILTKLLEHENAERERDMDEKRESNEAKEEYKRNLSDFLEYKQEKEKEMELLKTVPPSLNPFYKNKVAEYFNTVD, encoded by the coding sequence TTGTCAAAAAGCAACTATGACATACTGGTTAGTAAACTAGATGAGTTTATTAGAAAATACTATAAAAATCAACTTATTAAAGGAGGTATTTATTTTATTGGTATTGTGCTCGCGTTCTATTTGCTTGTAAGCGGCTTAGAGTTTATCGGGAGATTTAATTCCGGAATACGAACTTTTTTGTTTTTCTCTTTTTTAGGAATATCACTTTCGTTGTTGCTGAAATTTATTGTTGTTCCAACATTAAAAATATACAAGCTTAGTAAGACTCTTAGTTATGAAGAAGCTGCATTGCTTATTGGTAAACACTTTGGGGAAGTGCAAGATAAGTTGCTTAATATTTTGCAGTTGTCCTCTTCAAATGAAAACACGTTCTCTTCTAGGCAATTAGTGGAAGCTGGGATTAATCAAAAGGTCCAGTCTATACAACCAATTGTGTTTACAGCAGCAATTGATTTTCGCCAGAATGTTAAGTATCTAAAGTATGCAGCTGTTCCAATGTTGGTGTTTGTTTTGTTGTTGGTTACCGTACCCTCATTTATTTTAGATAGCACCAAGCGTTTGGTGTTGCATAATGCGTATTTCGAAACACCATCTCCATTCCGTTTTTCGGTTGCAAATAATCAGCTACAAGCCATTCAGAATGAAGATTTTTTGTTGAATGTTTCTTTGGATGGAAATGAAATACCTAATGAAATTTTTGTTCAATTTAATGGCGAAGAGTACAAGTTAACGAAGGAGACAACTACAACGTTCTCCTATCTTTTTAAGAATGTTCAAAAAGATATTTCGTTTAATTTATGGGCAGATAATGTTTCATCAAAGCCATACAATCTTGTTGTGTTTCCCAAGCCAACGGTGGTAGATTTTGAAGTAAGTTTTGTATATCCTGCTTATGTAGGAAGAAAGAGCGAAACTGTAAAAAATACAGGAGATATAACAATTCCCGCAGGAACAAAGGTGAAGTGGGATTTTTCTACACAACACACGCAGTCGTTATTTTTTGCATTGGCCGATTCTACGTATCATTTAAGTGCAGATAATACCAATCGTTTTTCAATCTCTTCTCGTTTTTTAAAATCTCAGTCCTACACAATAAAAACCGCGAACGAACTTGTGAAAAACAAAGACTCACTGTATTATACAATTAACGTTATTCCGGATTCACATCCTTCTATTGAGGTGCAGGAACATAAAGACACGCTTTCCAATCTAAAGCTATACTTCAAAGGTTTTGTGAAGGACGACTACGGATTTAGTTCGTTGAGTTTTAATTATAAATACACCAGAAAGGTTGATTCGGCTACAACACCTGTTTCCAAAACTGTTCCATTGGACATAAATAAAAGTGCAACACAAAATATGTTTTTTCATTATTGGGATTTAACAGAATTGTCAGTTAATCTGGGCGATGAGATAGAATACTATTTTGAAGTATTTGATAACGATGCCGTGAATGGTAATAAGAGTGCACGAACTCAAAAGTTTTTATTTAAGGCTCCCACGCTGGATGAACTTAAGCGTCAAACAGAAAAAAGTAATTCTGAACTAAAAAAAGAAATGGAGCAGGCTATGAAAGATGCGCAAGAGCTTCAACAGCAAATAGGTGAGATGAACAAAGATATATTTGAAAAGAAACAAGTAGGCTGGGAGGAGAAAAAGAAATTGGAGAACTTGCTTGGAAAGCAGCAGTCGTTAGAAAATAAAATTGAACAGATAAAACAAGAAAATCAAAAGAACAACAACAATCAAAATGAGTTTAATAAGCCGGATGAAGCTTTATTGGAGAAACAACAACAGTTGGAAAAAATGTTTGAGAACTTAATGACAGAGGACATGAAGAAATTATTTAAAGAGTTGGCTGCATTAATGGATAAGATGGATAAACAAAAGGTACAGGAAACGTTAGATAAAATGAAGCTTACCAATAAAGACATAGAGAAAGAGTTAGACAGAACACTAGAAGTTTTTAAGCGCATGGAGGTGGAAAAAAATTACAACGATGCAGTAGATAAACTAAATGAATTGGCTAAAGAACAAGAAAAGCTTGCCACAGAAACTGAGCAAAATAAAAAAGGAGCTAACGAAGAGCTAACAAAAAAGCAGCAAGAGTTGAATAAAAAATTTGACGATGTAAAAAAGGATATTGATGCATTAGAAAAAAAGAATAACGAGCTAGAAACGCCATTTAATATGGCAAATACCGATGCTAAAGAACAAGAGGTAAAACAAGAAATGCAAAATAGCGAACAGCAATTGCAAAATAATAAAAACAGTAAAGCTTCGCAGTCGCAAAAAAGTGCTGCGCAAAAGATGCAAGAAATGGCGCAACAAATGGAGAAAGAAATGCAGCAAAGCGAAGAGCAGCAAGATGCAGTAGAGATGAATCAGTTGAGGGATATATTGGAAAATTTAATTCAACTTTCGTTTAGCCAAGAAGAGTTGATGAAGAGCTTTAAAAGCACGCAAACAAACAATCCATTGTATGTAAAACATACCCAAACACAAAAGAAGTTAAAAGATGATGCAAAGATGATTGAGGATAGCTTGTTTGCTCTGAGCAAGAAAGTTCCGCAAATAGAATCGATTGTAAATAAAGAAATAAGCGCAATAAATTCGAGTATGGATAAGGCAATTGCGCATTTAGCAGAACGCCAAACTCCCGAAGCAAACGCAAGGCAGCAGTTTGCAATGACATCAATTAATAATTTGGCTTTGATGCTCAGCGAAGCTTTGGAGCAAATGCAGGCACAAATGCGACAAAAGAGCCAAAGTTCAGGTAGCGGAAGCTGTAATAAACCCGGTGGAAAAGGGCAAAAGCCAAGCGCACAAAGTATGCGCCAAATGCAGGAAAATTTGAATAAGCAAATACAAAAACTAAAGCAACAGATGGAGCAGCAGGGCAAGAATCCCGGAGGAAAAAAACCAGGGGAAAAAGGGAGTAATGGTAACAAAGGCAATAATGGTTCGGAGGGAATGAATGGCATGAGTGAAGAATTAGCAAAAACAGCAGCTCAACAAGAGGCATTGCGTAAAGCATTGCAACAAGTAATGCAGGATATGAAAAACAACGGAAATCAACCCGGAGGCAACTTGCAAGAAATAGAGCAAAAAATGGAAGAGACTGAAACAGAGCTGGTTAATAAAATTATAACACAAGAGACATTAAAGCGCCAACAAGAAATTTTAACTAAACTTTTAGAGCATGAAAATGCTGAGCGTGAGCGAGATATGGATGAGAAAAGAGAGTCTAACGAGGCAAAAGAAGAGTATAAACGTAACCTTTCCGATTTTTTAGAGTATAAGCAGGAAAAAGAGAAAGAAATGGAATTGTTGAAAACTGTTCCTCCGTCTTTAAACCCTTTTTATAAAAATAAAGTAGCAGAATATTTTAATACGGTAGATTAA
- the ybeY gene encoding rRNA maturation RNase YbeY, with protein sequence MSANSNISFFNDGIKFTLKNKKKIIAWIETIIKQNKYKIENINYVFCNDKYLHTINLKFLHHDTYTDIITFDYSDKKSKTVSADIFISIERVKENAQTLKTSFSLELQRVLIHGVLHLLGYKDKTKAQKVAMRKLEDKCLSLFK encoded by the coding sequence ATGAGTGCTAACAGCAACATTTCTTTTTTTAACGATGGAATAAAATTCACACTAAAAAATAAAAAGAAAATAATCGCATGGATTGAAACAATTATCAAGCAAAACAAGTATAAGATAGAAAACATTAATTATGTTTTTTGTAACGATAAATACCTACATACTATAAACCTAAAATTTTTGCACCATGATACTTATACCGACATTATTACTTTTGATTATTCTGATAAGAAAAGTAAAACAGTATCAGCCGATATTTTTATTAGTATCGAAAGAGTCAAAGAAAACGCACAAACCCTTAAGACCTCCTTTTCGCTAGAATTGCAGCGCGTTTTAATTCACGGAGTATTGCATTTATTGGGCTATAAAGACAAAACGAAAGCTCAGAAAGTCGCAATGCGTAAGCTAGAGGATAAGTGTCTTTCCCTTTTCAAATAA
- a CDS encoding ATP-binding protein: MEQQQLLISSKTENLVLVEKLINEVCQEHKIKEDFYGNILIALTEAVNNAILHGNKGNPGKNVSINYTSQPDSITFTIKDEGDGFNYDTLPDPTAPENIEKPNGRGVFLMRNLADKVEFLDNGRVVSLNFKTLVN, from the coding sequence ATGGAACAACAACAATTGCTTATCTCTTCTAAAACAGAAAATCTTGTATTAGTAGAAAAGTTGATAAACGAAGTTTGCCAAGAGCACAAAATTAAAGAAGACTTTTATGGCAATATTTTAATCGCACTCACAGAGGCTGTGAATAACGCTATATTGCATGGCAACAAGGGCAATCCGGGAAAAAATGTTTCAATAAATTATACTTCTCAACCCGACTCCATCACATTTACTATTAAAGATGAAGGAGACGGGTTTAATTACGACACACTTCCAGACCCTACGGCTCCCGAAAACATTGAAAAGCCAAACGGACGTGGGGTTTTCTTAATGCGAAACTTGGCGGATAAAGTTGAGTTTTTAGACAATGGAAGAGTGGTGTCGCTCAATTTTAAAACATTGGTTAATTAA
- a CDS encoding T9SS type A sorting domain-containing protein yields the protein MKKIFLPILIFAQSFVSAQTKGRTCGTKILPDEYEVWVEQTKNGLNGKHGTIQLQSNYNLPTIIHIVHSGAAIGSGDNITTAQALSQFTVLNERFNKQNADTINIPNVWKPIAANCNINFCPATIDPNGNTLAQPGVERINAVSKGWGTAPFSASYIDNTIKPQTIWDPNKYFNIWCIDLGSGLLGYATFPNPGTSGMAGIPSAYWGTTTDDGIVITYDAFGNVGNLNSSFNKGLTAVHEAGHWLGLRHIWGDASCGNDYCNDTPPASGSNSGCHTFPYSQGSCSGNAVNGEMFINYMDYSDDNCMYMFSNDQKKRMIAILNGSPMRMSLAGSTNCATGPKSITLTQPNGGDTIATCQYLIQWNSSGPISNKYNIDYSLDSGSTWNSIVSNVSITNNQYNWALPAGINSAKALIRISDFINTSVVDSSNSVLTLNTVATNTLTIINPTGGELITLPTTYTINWSASGSLTGPFSIDYSSNNGNSWNSITTIANNGSYLWTIPSIPSTTLALIRISENNNTCNATSSDSIFSIFNPNASANDECHLAIPISISANANSCSNVTVNTINATESNENSSCWIPSTLYDVWYSFTPTVTAVGINISNSNQASNIAYSLYSGTCNSLTELDCDVYNSSILSGLTTGQTYYLRVMFDNSSTTGTFDLCLYEIPVPTNDNCSGAIPLAVNTMCILTPGNTINATENFPTCSGSDDALDTWYSFTATATSIKLTLSSNGTFDAVAQVYNACNGSSIAGCIDQAYSGGTEIKLISGLTIGQTYYIRVYDYNGITGSFDICLESIAPITNDACSSAITFSMSSSFSSCSYTSANTYGASHSQANSSCWSNSNDDDVWYQFVATHTGGEFFFSNLSSTQGDAGWTVFSNTCNSLTVVDCGGNPYFDNIVSGLTIGQTYYANVFYVGQLNTGTFDFCLVGDNMLEIAENRGSEQFLVYPNPTKEILTIKHLNELENKEASLKLTSADGKEIYKNQLHANEPLLINLEGVANGLYFLTIQTGTSVYSKKIIKE from the coding sequence ATGAAAAAAATATTCCTACCCATCTTAATCTTTGCACAAAGCTTTGTAAGTGCACAAACAAAAGGAAGAACCTGCGGAACTAAAATTTTGCCCGATGAATATGAAGTTTGGGTTGAACAAACTAAAAATGGTCTGAACGGCAAACACGGCACTATTCAACTTCAATCGAACTATAATCTACCAACCATTATCCATATTGTACATTCAGGAGCTGCAATTGGAAGCGGAGATAATATTACCACTGCACAAGCCCTTTCACAGTTTACAGTATTAAACGAACGGTTCAACAAACAAAATGCCGACACCATAAATATTCCTAATGTGTGGAAGCCAATTGCTGCAAATTGCAATATCAATTTTTGCCCTGCAACAATCGACCCAAATGGCAACACCTTGGCTCAACCGGGAGTTGAGCGAATAAATGCCGTTTCAAAAGGCTGGGGCACAGCGCCATTTAGCGCATCATATATTGACAACACCATAAAGCCACAAACAATCTGGGATCCAAACAAATACTTTAATATTTGGTGTATTGATTTAGGGTCCGGATTATTGGGATACGCCACATTTCCAAATCCGGGAACATCCGGAATGGCAGGAATTCCTAGCGCATATTGGGGAACAACTACCGATGACGGCATAGTAATTACATACGATGCATTTGGGAATGTAGGCAATCTAAACTCATCCTTTAACAAAGGATTAACAGCAGTGCACGAAGCCGGCCACTGGCTTGGGTTACGACACATTTGGGGAGATGCTTCTTGCGGCAACGATTATTGCAATGATACCCCACCTGCATCCGGATCCAACTCAGGCTGCCACACTTTCCCTTATAGTCAAGGCTCTTGCTCCGGAAACGCTGTAAACGGGGAAATGTTTATCAACTACATGGACTACTCGGACGATAATTGCATGTACATGTTTAGTAATGACCAAAAAAAAAGAATGATTGCAATTTTAAATGGTAGTCCAATGCGTATGAGCTTGGCAGGATCTACCAATTGCGCAACAGGACCCAAGAGTATTACACTTACCCAACCCAATGGTGGCGATACAATTGCCACTTGTCAATATTTAATACAATGGAATTCCTCCGGACCTATATCCAACAAGTACAACATAGACTATTCTCTTGACAGCGGAAGCACCTGGAATAGTATTGTGAGTAATGTATCAATTACAAACAATCAATACAACTGGGCGTTGCCAGCGGGCATAAACTCTGCAAAAGCATTGATACGAATTTCTGACTTTATAAATACATCTGTTGTAGATAGCAGCAACAGCGTACTTACATTAAATACAGTTGCAACAAACACACTAACGATTATCAATCCAACAGGTGGAGAATTAATTACATTGCCCACAACCTATACCATCAATTGGTCGGCATCAGGAAGTTTAACAGGTCCCTTTAGTATTGATTATTCCAGCAACAACGGAAACTCTTGGAACTCCATAACAACCATTGCAAACAATGGCAGTTATTTATGGACTATCCCTTCTATTCCATCTACCACATTGGCTTTAATACGAATTAGTGAAAATAACAATACGTGTAACGCAACTAGTAGCGATTCTATTTTCTCTATTTTCAATCCCAATGCAAGCGCAAATGATGAATGCCACCTTGCAATACCAATAAGCATTTCAGCAAATGCAAATTCTTGTAGCAATGTTACCGTAAATACCATTAATGCAACAGAGTCGAACGAAAACTCAAGCTGCTGGATTCCCTCAACACTTTACGATGTATGGTATTCCTTTACACCAACCGTAACAGCTGTTGGAATAAACATATCCAATTCCAATCAAGCATCCAACATTGCATACTCCTTGTATTCCGGCACATGCAACAGTTTAACAGAATTAGATTGTGATGTATATAACTCCTCTATTTTGTCAGGATTAACAACAGGACAAACCTACTACTTGCGTGTAATGTTTGATAATTCCTCTACGACAGGCACCTTTGATTTGTGTTTATATGAAATTCCAGTTCCTACTAACGACAACTGTTCCGGAGCTATTCCTTTAGCGGTAAACACTATGTGTATTTTAACACCCGGGAACACGATTAATGCAACAGAAAACTTCCCAACCTGCTCAGGCAGCGATGACGCATTAGATACATGGTACTCGTTTACAGCAACTGCAACATCAATAAAATTAACTCTATCAAGTAATGGAACTTTTGATGCGGTGGCACAAGTATATAATGCTTGCAATGGCTCATCTATTGCCGGTTGCATAGATCAAGCATACTCAGGAGGGACAGAAATTAAACTTATTTCAGGATTAACCATTGGACAAACCTACTACATACGTGTGTATGATTACAATGGAATAACCGGAAGTTTTGATATCTGTTTAGAATCAATTGCGCCAATAACAAATGATGCGTGTTCCTCGGCAATCACATTCTCCATGTCGAGTAGTTTTTCTTCTTGCTCTTACACAAGTGCTAATACTTACGGTGCATCGCACTCTCAAGCAAATAGCAGTTGTTGGTCCAACTCAAATGACGATGATGTTTGGTATCAGTTTGTTGCAACGCATACCGGTGGCGAATTTTTCTTTAGCAATTTAAGCAGCACACAAGGAGATGCAGGATGGACGGTATTTTCAAACACTTGCAATTCATTGACAGTAGTTGATTGTGGGGGCAATCCATATTTCGACAATATTGTTTCCGGATTAACGATTGGACAAACTTATTATGCAAATGTATTTTATGTTGGGCAATTAAACACAGGAACATTCGATTTCTGCTTGGTAGGAGACAACATGTTGGAAATAGCAGAAAACAGGGGGAGTGAACAATTTTTAGTTTATCCAAATCCAACAAAAGAAATACTTACTATCAAACATCTTAATGAATTAGAAAACAAGGAGGCCTCCTTAAAGCTTACATCGGCAGATGGGAAAGAAATATACAAAAATCAATTACATGCTAACGAACCGCTACTAATAAACTTAGAAGGTGTTGCAAATGGATTGTATTTTCTAACAATTCAAACCGGCACATCTGTTTACAGCAAAAAAATAATAAAAGAATAA